The nucleotide sequence CCGGTAGATAACAGTTAGAGAGAAAATGGGAACATAGAAGATGAGCACAGCACAGATGTGGGACACGCAGGTGTTGAGGACCTTGAGCCTTTGTTTCTGTGATGCTATGCTCAATACTGCTTTCAGTATCATCATATAGGACATGAAAATAAATCCTAAGTCTAGGGTGCCTGTGACAGCCACAAATAAGCCATAGATGACATTGACCTTGTTGTCAGAGCAGGCCAGCTTCATGACATCCTGATGGAGGCAGTAGGAATGGGAAAGGAGGGTCTTCTTACAGTATCTTAGATGTTTTAGGGTCAAAGGGAAAGGGAGGATCAAcagaacatttttgaaagaaaaagcaagtccAATTTTGGTGACTCTGGCACTGGTCAGGATGGAAGTGTATCTCAGAGGGTTGCAGATGGCAATAAATCGATCAAAGGACATGATGAGAAGAACTGATGACTCCATAGCTGAGAATCCATGAATAAAAAATTCTTGGGCAAAGCAGGCATCAGGGGAAATTCCTGGAGCATTGAACAAGAATATCCTTAGCATGGTAGGGAGAGATGAGAGGGACAGTCCTAGGTCAGAGAGAGCCAACATGGAGAGAAAATAGTACATGGGTTCGTGCAGAGATGgttctgtttttatgaaaaacagaatggtacaGTTCCCCAGGATGGCAGTGAGGTACATGAGGCAAATAGGTATGGAGACCCAAATGTGGGCATGCTCCATCCCTGGGATCCCAATCAGGAAGAAGGTAGAAATTTCAGTTTCAGAGCTGTTGACGGTGAACATGACAGGTAAATGAGGGAAACAAGATGAGAAGCTTGGGAGAGACTTCTTGAAGTGCTGCAAATAGACTGGCTCAGATGCCTGACTCTACCATTTTGGAATCATTGAGGTATTGTGAATCCAAGGGATATGCACATAATTCTTAGGTATAAACCTAAATGGAGAAACCTAGGAAGAGAAGTATTCATCAAtgtccattaaaaacaaaaactgagagagaaggaaaacaaatttatatCAAAATTGAACATTACAACAGAGGTTATAATAGGTATAATAAGTTCTATACAAGAGCTGATTGGTCAACTAAGATAATTATATTCCAACTGGAGAACTtgaaactttcactttttaatgtaaatattatacTTTACATACtgttaaaatttcaattaatGTACATAAAATTCAGAgataaagtaatatatttttatacaatgtCTTCTAACGTAGacatgggtttttttcctttcttctaatttCCTTTTATGTCTTTCAGAAACATTTGGTAATTTTCTCCACAAAGATCTTACatcttttgtaaaaaaatgtttttagaatccTTATGCAATTATTTATAAGAGTATTTATAAGATCATTTATTCTctattacttttctatttttcataatgATTACTAGTCACATAGAGGAACACTGCAGATTTTTGTTGTAGAAGCCTGTTATAAGCCTGTCTATGCTGGCCATTCTTTTTTTGTCTCCTCCCTTCCTACCATAGAGTCCTGAGTGTCTCCTCATCTTCTTTTGCACCTTTGGCCATATATACACGTCTGTAAAGAGATCCTTCAGTAAACCCTCTTCAATTGACTTCCTCAAGTGTCTCTGTGTCTTGCTGGCACATGGTCTTTCATTCCTTTTAGTTAAGATTTTCTTCACCTCCTCTAGTCTTTAGGCTGTTATCTGCAGTGCAAGATGGGGATTTGCAATTAACTTATTTTGCTTGTAATTTAGTATTCTTAACCTGAAAAGCCATGTATTTTTTCAGCGTTGAATATCTTCTGCCATTATAATTTTCAACATTGCCTACTAAAATATATCTAGTTGGAACTTGTTGAAACTTCCCAATCTAACTTCCTATTTAGATTGCTTCATATCTTCaaactgttcatttgtttttgttgcatTTTGGTGAATTCTTTAGTACCACTTCTTATTTactaattctgttttcatttgttactGGTCCCAAATGTATCCCAACTATTGAGTTTTATTTCAAttactctattttcttttataattcatatttatatttttaatttatatctacCTACCCCcataatttttcattcattttattgttattatgcCACCTTCAAGTTTTGAGGATCTTAAGAATGGCTgcttcaaaattcattttaaattgctttagtttttcttttctcatcagtGAATGTTATTATTGAAATT is from Neofelis nebulosa isolate mNeoNeb1 chromosome 10, mNeoNeb1.pri, whole genome shotgun sequence and encodes:
- the LOC131488601 gene encoding olfactory receptor 51A4-like, whose product is MFTVNSSETEISTFFLIGIPGMEHAHIWVSIPICLMYLTAILGNCTILFFIKTEPSLHEPMYYFLSMLALSDLGLSLSSLPTMLRIFLFNAPGISPDACFAQEFFIHGFSAMESSVLLIMSFDRFIAICNPLRYTSILTSARVTKIGLAFSFKNVLLILPFPLTLKHLRYCKKTLLSHSYCLHQDVMKLACSDNKVNVIYGLFVAVTGTLDLGFIFMSYMMILKAVLSIASQKQRLKVLNTCVSHICAVLIFYVPIFSLTVIYRFAKHSSPIVRIFMADVFLLVPPLMNPIVYCVKSQQIRNMVLGKLCQKHS